The Pseudodesulfovibrio cashew genomic sequence TAGCGCTTCATGCTGATGGCGGTGGAAAGCAGGGTGTCCGCCGTGGTGATGATCTTCGAGTTGGCCTGATACGCGGCCTGGAGGATGATCAGGTTGGTCAGCTCCGTGGCCGTGTCCACGTTGGACTGCTCCAGGGCGTTGGCCGTGATGGTGCCGAATCCGGCGGAGCCCGCCGTACCGATTCGCGCCTGGCCGGAGTCGGTGGTGGCGGAGTAGAGGTTGCTGCCCTCGGAATAGAGCCCCTGGAGGTTGGTGAAGTCGGCCAGGGCGAAGGAGTAGAGTTCCTCGGACTGGCCGTTGGTGTAGTTGCCCGAGAGCACGCCGTTCTCGTCGATGGAGACGTCTATGAGGGTGCCGGGCGCGTAGCCGTCCTGAAGCAGGGAGTAGGTGGCCGAGCTGTCGCTGTAGCTGGTGGTGGCGCTGGTACCCAGGACCGCGTTGTTGAAGGTCGGCAGGTCGTCCGGGTCGGCGGTGCCGATGGCCGAGAGGGTGGTGATGCCGCCCGAGGTGTCCCATCCCGAGCCCGAGGCGAAGTCCGTGTTGGTCAGGCCGATGTTGAAGCCGATCTCCTGGTTTTCGTCCGCGCCGGTGAAGTTGGCCTCCAGCACGGGGCTGCCCTCGTCGTCGAACTCGGCCAGTTCCCAGTTGTCCATGTCCAGGGGGTCGGTGCTCGAAGGCGTGTCGCTCAGGGTGAAGGCCGTGGTGGAGATGAGCTGGCCCGAAGTGTCGAAGGTGATGGTTCCGGCCATGAGCAGGCCCGCCGCGCTGGTGGTGTCCAGGTCGGTGCCGGAGAAGACTCGCTCGTCCTCGTCCGCGTCGCAGGTGACGAGGTATTCCCAGACGATGGAGCCGTCATCCGAGGTCTCCACCTTGTCGAAGTAGACGGTCAGGTCATGGGACGAGCCGTTTTCGTCATAGATGGTGATGGTCGTGGAGTAGGCGTAGAGGGAGTCGCCGATGGGCGGGTCCTGGGTTCCGTCGTAGTAGTTGAAGAGAGCGGTGTACGGGTCGGTGGAGGAGGTGGCGTTGTCCGTCTCAGTGGAGTCCAGGTTCAGGGCGAACTGAACCTCGGTAGTGGCGCTGGGCGGAGACTGGGACTCGTCGAGCTGGATGTCCACCAGGGACCCGGAGATGGAGCCGTCCTCCATGGCCCAGCCCTGGACCCGGTTGCCGTGCGCGTCCACCAGGTAGCCCTCGGTGTCGAAGGAGAAGTTGCCCGCGCGGGTGTAGTAGGTGGTGTTGGTGTCGGGGTCGACCACGATGTAGAAACCGTCGCCGTTGATGGCCACGTCCGTGTCCGAGTTGGTGGATTCGTAGGACCCCTGGGAGTAGTCGGTGTTGACCGAGGCCACGGTCACGCCGTTGCCGATCTGGTCCGAACTGCCGCCCGCGTAAATGGTGGAGTAGAAGACGTCCTCGAACTGGACCGAGGAGCTCTTGTAGGCCGTGGTGGTGGAGTTTGCCAGGTTGTTACTGACCACCGAAGTGGCTTCGCTCTGGGCCTGGAGGCCGGAAATGCCGGTATACATGGAGCCGGTGATACTCATGTCGAATCTCCTTGATTTCTCGTTCCCGCCGGTCCTAGGAGCCGGTCGCGTAGGTTACGTCCGTCAGGTTGACGGTTCGCCCGTCGTCCAGGACCAGAACCACGCCGTCGTCGGTGGTGCTCACGCCCGTCACGGTGCCGGTCGTGGTGGTGGACACGTCGAGGTCCTCGCCGTCGCTGTCCGTGGCGCTGAACACCAGGGTGTAGGTGCCGTCGTCGCATTCCTCGCCGTCGTAGTCGGTGCCGTCCCAGGTGAAGGTGGAGGTGCCGGACTCCACATCGCTGTATGTCAGGGTGTTCACGATGGAGCCGCTGGAGTCGTAGATGTTGATGGTCAGCTCTGCGGCGTCGTCCTCCAGCTCGAAGTAGAGGTCCGAGACGTCGTCGCCGTCCTTGACCACGGTGTAGCCCTCGGCCTCGACTTCCTTGCCGATGTAGCCCAGGCCGGAGACCGAACTCATGGCGGTCAGCGCGTCGGTCAGGGTGTCCATCTTGTCGTTCAGGGAGGTCAGCTCATCGAGCTGGGAATACTGGGTGAGCTGGTTGACCATCTCGGTGTTGTCCATGGGCTCGGTGGGGTCCTGGTATTCCAGTTCCGTGACCAGCAGGGTGAGGAAGTCCTCGGAAGTGAGCGAGGTCAGCTCGTCCGTGGTGGTGTATTCCACGGTGCTGGTGGTGCTGGAGGAGGTCAGGGAGTCGTAATAGCTGGTGGTGACGGTGCTCATGAGACCTTCCTCCTCTGCGTCTCCGCAGTTCGGGGCGCATGAATGGGGGCGGAAGCGCCATAGTGGTCGCGAAGCCGTTCCAGGGCCTGGAACTTGAGACTGCGGACCGTGCGGTTGGTGATGCCGAGCCGCTGTGCGACTTCGCCGGTTTCCAGTCCTTCCTTGAAGAGCAGGGTGATGACTTCGGTCTGGCGTCCGGTGAGCACGCCCGCAGGCAGGCTGAAAAGCACGGCGTCCACGGTCTGGAAGGTCCTGGCCGGATGTCTCTCCGAAAGGATTGCTTCCATCCAGCGCAGCTTCTTTCTGTAGTAATCGATGGCGGTCGTTCTGCAGATGATGTTCAACCAGGTAATGAACGAGCTCTTTTCACTGTTGTATTTGGAAATATAGTCATTCTTGAATATTTTGAGCGCCACTTCCTGGAAAATATCGTCTACTTCTGAATTTTGAAGGTTGATATTCTTCGCTTTCACAAAGTTGTGGATAAGCTTGTATATCAACTTTGAGTGTTCCTTGAAGAGAGTGGTATACGATACTTCTTCTCTGGATCGTTCCATTTCTGCGAGTATGTTGCTCATTGCGGACCTCCTGACAGGCAATTCAGCAACTGCAATGCCGCGATGCATTAATTAAATGGAAAGTATTATTAACTTGAAATATTCATTTATCCTGAATTCATCAGTTTTATGTTTGCTCTCACTACGATTCTGAAGCTGAAATAAATAAATCTTAATACAATTTCCCGTTCAGAAGCATTGTTTCAGGGCAGTGATGCAGTCGCAGTACGGGGAGGCATTTTTTGCCTTTTGGGCGAAAAAAAGTGCAACCATCCGCCGGGTTGCGGCGATTACTAAAGGAGAGGACCGGCCCGGAGGTCATCCCGGGCCGGTCCGTCTTGGAGAAGGTGATGGCTAGCCGATCAGGGACAGCGCCATCTGCGGCAGAGAGTTGGCCTGAGAGAGCATGGCCACAGCAGACTGAGTGATGATCTGCTGCTTGGTGTACTCCGTCATTTCAGTGGCCACATCCACATCCGAGATGCGGGATTCCGCCGCCTGGAGGTTTTCCGCCTGGATTTCCAGGTTGGAAATGGTTGCCGAGAGCCTGTTCTGCATGGCTCCCAGATTGGCGCGGATCTTGTCCTTGGAGACGATGGCCGCGTCCAGGGCCTCGAGGGAGGCCTGGGCCAGGGCCTGGGTGGAGACGGTGGCGCCGGCACCGGTGCCGCTGCCAATGCCCACTCCCAGCGAGGAGGCCGTACACGTGTCGATAGTCACGGCGTACTTGTCCTCGGCGGAGTCGTTGCCGGTGCCGAAATGCACGGTCAGGCCGGTGCCGGACAGGTTGCCGTTGAGCAGGTAGATGCCGTTGAAGTCCGTGGCGTTGGCGATTCGGGTGATTTCCGAGGCCATGGCCTGGTACTCCGAGTCAATGATCAGCCGCTGGTCATCCGTGTAGGTGCCGGTGGCGGCCTGCTCGGCCAGTTCCTTCATGCGGATGAGCTTCTCGTCAATGACGGAGAGGGCGCCGTCCGCAGTCTGGATCATGGAGATGCCGTCGTTGGCATTCCTGACTCCCTGGTCGAGGGTCGAGATGTCGGAACGCATCAATTCGCGGACCGCGAGTCCTGCCGCATCGTCCGCAGCGGAGTTGATGCGAAGTCCCGAAGAGAGTCGTTCGGTTGAGGTGCTCAACGCGTTGTAGGCGTCGTTGAGGTGGCGGGCTGCCGAATTAGCCATAGTGTTGTTGTTAACTACCAGAGACATACTTTCCTCCTTGAAAGCTTGTGCATCCATGCAGAACCCGATTCACCATGAGTCGGATTCAATTTGCACATGTATACGGAGGAAAATGCGCAGACCGTTCATGTGGGAAAAAAATTCCCTGCTCGGTAGTGCAGTGGCTGATTAGAAAAGTACAGTCTGTCTTAATGTTTCTTTATGTAATTTATAAAATTTAACAAAAAAATGATTCCTCTGCCCAATCTAAATACTTATTTTGATACTAAAGGAGTATGTAATGAATGACATCTTGCTCGTCGACGACGACCCGGAACTGGCGGAAATGGTCACCAGTTACCTGGCCGGAGAAGGCTTCACCTGGGAGGTGGCCTTCAGCGGAAAGGAAGGACTGGGCAAACTCAAGGACAAGGAATACGGGCTCGTTCTTCTGGACGTCATGTTGCCGGACATGAGCGGATTCAACATCCTCTCTTCACTGCGAACCCACTCCCAGGTGCCTGTGGTCATGCTCACCGGCAGGGGAGACGAGATCGACCGCGTGGTCGGCCTGGAAATGGGCGCGGACGACTACATAGCCAAGCCCTTTGCCCTGCGCGAGCTGCTGGCGCGAATCCGCGCCGTGTTACGCCGTTATTCGGCGGTCCCGGAAGGAGAGGACGGGCGGTCCGGTCCGGTGCTCAAGAAGACCATCGAGTTCGGTGGCGTCACCCTGAATCGCAATGCCCGGACCCTGGCCCTGGACGACTCCCCCGTGCACCTGACCTCCACCGAGTTCGACCTGGTGGAACAGCTGGCCATGAATATGGGCAGCGTGGTCGAACGTGGCTCGCTCATGGAGAAGGCCCTGGGGCGGGGAGAGGATTTCGACGACTACGTTCTCAACGTGCACATGAGCAACCTGCGCAAAAAGCTCGGCGATCACGTCAGCATCAAGACCATTCGCGGCAAGGGATACCTGCTCGCCGCGCCCCAGCCGGGAGAGGCGTGATGCGGAGCGGAGGGGCGGCCCTGGCATTGTGGCTCTGCTACGCCCTTCTGTTCGGCCTTTATCCCGTCGCGGCCCTTGGCGATGACAGTGGCGAGCTCGCCTCCCTGGATCTCGAGGAGCTGATGGAGGTGGAAGTGGTCACGGCCACGCGCCGTGCCGAACCCCTGTCCCAGGTGGCGGGGGCCATCGTCGTGCTCGACGAGGAGGACATCTTCCGATCCGGGGCCACCTCCCTGGCCGAGGTGCTCAAGCTCGTGCCCGGCGTACATGTGGCCCAGATGGACCTGGACCGCTGGGCCGTGGGCATTCGCGGCTTCAACGGTCTGCTCAGCAACAAGCATCTCGTGCTCCTGGACGGCAGGCCCATCACTTCCCCGACCACGGCGGGAGTGGACTGGGGCGACATCGTGCCCCTGAGCATGGTCAAGCGGATCGAGGTGGTCAAAGGCACCTGGACCCACCTGTGGGGCGCGGACTCGTTCACCGGGGTAATCAACGTCATCACCAAGACTGCGGCCGAGACCCAGGGCGGGCAGAGCGTGACCCTGGCCGGAACTTCGGGCGTGTCCGAGACCCTCCGCTACGGAGGAGCCCTGGGAGACAACGGAAACTACCGGGCCTACACCGAATTGGGCTACCAGTCCGGCAACTGGATCGCCGAGAAACAGGATGCCCGCAGCTCCAGCGACTGGAAGAAGAAGCGGTTCGGGTTTCGCACCGATTGGGAAAATGCCTTTACCGATGCGCTTTCCCTCCAGGGCGATCTTTCGGTTTCCAGCATCGAGGACGGCGCTTCCGCCAACATGCACGTCTACGACTCGCACACCCGGGACAGAGTTAACGGTTACGCCCAGTTCGTCTGGAACAGAGCCCTGGGGCTGGATTCCGGCATCAATTTCCGGACCTCCTTCACCCGCAACGAGACCTCGGTGGACGACCTCACCGGCGGCACCAACACCCTGGACGCCGAGGTCCAGTACGCGGCCGAACAGATGGGCGCGCACCGTTTCACCTGGGGCATGGGCAGCCGCTACTACTGGGACAATATCGAGAGCGGAGACCACACCAGCATCGGTCAGGACAACCGGTACACCTTCACGGCCAACGGCTTCGCCATGGACCGGATCACCCTGAGCGAAGACAGCCTCTACCTCACCCTCGGCACCAAGTTCGATTACTTCGGGCAGACTCCGATCGAAATACAACCCACGGCCCGGCTACTGCACACCCGGGGGGACAAGGAGTTCTGGCTGGCCGTGTCCCGCGCCGTCCGCGCCGATACCCGCTGGCAGCGGAGCGGCAGCTACGTCATCGACGACCATGGGGTGGCGTACACGGTGAATCCGCCAGACTCCCTGACCACGGAAAAACTGCTCTCTTACGAGGCGGGCTACCGGCAGCGGATCGCGCCCGACCTGCGCTGGGACCTCTCCCTGTATGTCAACGACTACGACGAGCTGGCCATGCTCGTATTCAACCACGCCACTCATACCGCCACCCTGGGCAACGTGCTCAAGGGCACGGCCTACGGGGTGGAGGCGCAGTTGGAGTGGAAGGCTGCGGACTGGCTTACCCTGCGTCCCTCGGCCAGCACCATTTACCAGAACATCTACGGCATGGATGAACCCCCCGGTGGCGAATCCATGCCCGAGGAAGGGCTCGGCTACGAGCTGAAGCTCCAGACCATGACCACGCCCATGAAGGACGTGGGGTTCGATTTCCTGGTCGGCTACATGGATGGCCCCACCGATCGCAACCTCCCCGGCTACTTCTCCCTGGAAGCCCATACATCCTGGCGGGCCTCCGAAACCCTCATGCTCGAACTCATCGGACGGAACCTCGGCGAGGCCACGGAACAATACTCCAGCCTCCAGGTGGGACCGAGCGTGGATCTGCGCATAACCTGGGACTTCTGATGCGCGGAATTCGGACCCTGTGCGCCACGCTCCTCCTGGGGATGACTCTCCTCTTCCCGGCTCCGGCCCATGCCGGAGGCAGGCGGCTGACCGCCAGCAGCGAGCAGTTGCAGGCCCTGTTCGTGCAGCGGCTGGTCAAGTACGTGGCCTGGCCGGGCGCGACTGGTCCCGCGCCGGGCGAGCCGTTCATCGTCGCCGCCACGGACGCCCGGAGCCTCAGGCCGTATTTCGACTCCGCCGCCGGACCGGATCATTTCGAGCTGGTGCAGTGGCCCGCCGAGAAGTTCCACGTCCTCGTGGTCAACAAC encodes the following:
- a CDS encoding YfiR family protein; this translates as MRGIRTLCATLLLGMTLLFPAPAHAGGRRLTASSEQLQALFVQRLVKYVAWPGATGPAPGEPFIVAATDARSLRPYFDSAAGPDHFELVQWPAEKFHVLVVNNAPEREAAAILQREAGRPVLTIGQSAQNLRLGVIVNFRMVGGKIRLQVNPVAAERAGLYISSKLLRIAQIYRENDDE
- a CDS encoding flagellin codes for the protein MSLVVNNNTMANSAARHLNDAYNALSTSTERLSSGLRINSAADDAAGLAVRELMRSDISTLDQGVRNANDGISMIQTADGALSVIDEKLIRMKELAEQAATGTYTDDQRLIIDSEYQAMASEITRIANATDFNGIYLLNGNLSGTGLTVHFGTGNDSAEDKYAVTIDTCTASSLGVGIGSGTGAGATVSTQALAQASLEALDAAIVSKDKIRANLGAMQNRLSATISNLEIQAENLQAAESRISDVDVATEMTEYTKQQIITQSAVAMLSQANSLPQMALSLIG
- a CDS encoding TonB-dependent receptor plug domain-containing protein; its protein translation is MRSGGAALALWLCYALLFGLYPVAALGDDSGELASLDLEELMEVEVVTATRRAEPLSQVAGAIVVLDEEDIFRSGATSLAEVLKLVPGVHVAQMDLDRWAVGIRGFNGLLSNKHLVLLDGRPITSPTTAGVDWGDIVPLSMVKRIEVVKGTWTHLWGADSFTGVINVITKTAAETQGGQSVTLAGTSGVSETLRYGGALGDNGNYRAYTELGYQSGNWIAEKQDARSSSDWKKKRFGFRTDWENAFTDALSLQGDLSVSSIEDGASANMHVYDSHTRDRVNGYAQFVWNRALGLDSGINFRTSFTRNETSVDDLTGGTNTLDAEVQYAAEQMGAHRFTWGMGSRYYWDNIESGDHTSIGQDNRYTFTANGFAMDRITLSEDSLYLTLGTKFDYFGQTPIEIQPTARLLHTRGDKEFWLAVSRAVRADTRWQRSGSYVIDDHGVAYTVNPPDSLTTEKLLSYEAGYRQRIAPDLRWDLSLYVNDYDELAMLVFNHATHTATLGNVLKGTAYGVEAQLEWKAADWLTLRPSASTIYQNIYGMDEPPGGESMPEEGLGYELKLQTMTTPMKDVGFDFLVGYMDGPTDRNLPGYFSLEAHTSWRASETLMLELIGRNLGEATEQYSSLQVGPSVDLRITWDF
- a CDS encoding RNA polymerase sigma factor; translation: MSNILAEMERSREEVSYTTLFKEHSKLIYKLIHNFVKAKNINLQNSEVDDIFQEVALKIFKNDYISKYNSEKSSFITWLNIICRTTAIDYYRKKLRWMEAILSERHPARTFQTVDAVLFSLPAGVLTGRQTEVITLLFKEGLETGEVAQRLGITNRTVRSLKFQALERLRDHYGASAPIHAPRTAETQRRKVS
- a CDS encoding flagellar hook assembly protein FlgD yields the protein MSTVTTSYYDSLTSSSTTSTVEYTTTDELTSLTSEDFLTLLVTELEYQDPTEPMDNTEMVNQLTQYSQLDELTSLNDKMDTLTDALTAMSSVSGLGYIGKEVEAEGYTVVKDGDDVSDLYFELEDDAAELTINIYDSSGSIVNTLTYSDVESGTSTFTWDGTDYDGEECDDGTYTLVFSATDSDGEDLDVSTTTTGTVTGVSTTDDGVVLVLDDGRTVNLTDVTYATGS
- a CDS encoding flagellar hook protein FlgE, with the protein product MSITGSMYTGISGLQAQSEATSVVSNNLANSTTTAYKSSSVQFEDVFYSTIYAGGSSDQIGNGVTVASVNTDYSQGSYESTNSDTDVAINGDGFYIVVDPDTNTTYYTRAGNFSFDTEGYLVDAHGNRVQGWAMEDGSISGSLVDIQLDESQSPPSATTEVQFALNLDSTETDNATSSTDPYTALFNYYDGTQDPPIGDSLYAYSTTITIYDENGSSHDLTVYFDKVETSDDGSIVWEYLVTCDADEDERVFSGTDLDTTSAAGLLMAGTITFDTSGQLISTTAFTLSDTPSSTDPLDMDNWELAEFDDEGSPVLEANFTGADENQEIGFNIGLTNTDFASGSGWDTSGGITTLSAIGTADPDDLPTFNNAVLGTSATTSYSDSSATYSLLQDGYAPGTLIDVSIDENGVLSGNYTNGQSEELYSFALADFTNLQGLYSEGSNLYSATTDSGQARIGTAGSAGFGTITANALEQSNVDTATELTNLIILQAAYQANSKIITTADTLLSTAISMKR
- a CDS encoding response regulator transcription factor, with the protein product MNDILLVDDDPELAEMVTSYLAGEGFTWEVAFSGKEGLGKLKDKEYGLVLLDVMLPDMSGFNILSSLRTHSQVPVVMLTGRGDEIDRVVGLEMGADDYIAKPFALRELLARIRAVLRRYSAVPEGEDGRSGPVLKKTIEFGGVTLNRNARTLALDDSPVHLTSTEFDLVEQLAMNMGSVVERGSLMEKALGRGEDFDDYVLNVHMSNLRKKLGDHVSIKTIRGKGYLLAAPQPGEA